In Vibrio hippocampi, the following are encoded in one genomic region:
- a CDS encoding heparinase II/III domain-containing protein, producing MSTLVQPILLSESEIAELRKEVGRDTLMGKAIAKNIKDVEAFMKLPLEVPGHGEAGGYEHNRHKQNYQYMNLAARLFLITGEDRYGKFVRDLLALYAELYLTFGFHVQKNTNPTGRLFHQILNEHVWLMFTSIAYSCVASSMTEEERQNVIDRLFQPMLDMFVEKYGHDFDRIHNHGIWAVAAVGTCGLAINRPEYLEKSVFGLANNGTGGFLAQISQLFAPSGYYIEGPYYHRYAIRPLCLFAEILHRHRPELDIFNYKDGVIGTTVKALLATAYPNGEFPALNDASRTMGITDIGVQVAVSQYASHYGVDENLLGMAKIQDSVWMHQCGLELSRAYEKASDVGLPFWPSVELNEGPNGDRGAQGFMRVQDKNKDVFQLVMNYGQHGMGHGNFDTLGISYFNRGDEVLREYGFGRWVNVEPKFGGRYLDENKTYARQTIAHNLVTIDETCQNYFDVERADSVHGLPHFFETQSENLVGMSAFANGHFDGFGQQRSVFMFKHDELEAPLLIDLFRLTGEGEHQYDYSHQYEGQIVRTNFEYQAHAELNTLSDELGYRHLWNVAEGEAKDTALVSWLQNNTYYTWLGTSSNDNGKVIFTRSGANDPSFNLRSVPSFILRSKGESTLFASVLETHGYFNEEFEQSVNARGLVQSIEVIGHNAQGSVVSFATDKTRFTLMVSNNPEASKDSTHSVEVAGKTYTWAGYFAVEQETL from the coding sequence ATGTCAACATTAGTTCAACCCATTTTGCTAAGCGAAAGTGAAATCGCTGAGCTTAGGAAAGAAGTCGGTCGTGATACCCTAATGGGTAAGGCGATTGCGAAAAACATCAAGGACGTTGAAGCCTTTATGAAACTTCCTTTGGAGGTTCCAGGGCACGGTGAAGCTGGTGGTTATGAACATAACCGTCACAAGCAAAACTACCAATATATGAACCTTGCTGCTCGTCTTTTCCTAATCACAGGTGAAGATCGTTACGGTAAATTCGTTCGCGACCTTCTTGCGCTTTACGCGGAACTGTATCTGACATTTGGTTTTCATGTTCAAAAGAACACTAACCCAACCGGTCGACTATTCCACCAAATTCTAAACGAACACGTTTGGTTGATGTTCACAAGTATCGCCTACTCTTGTGTGGCTTCTTCAATGACAGAAGAAGAGCGTCAAAACGTGATCGATCGTCTATTCCAACCAATGTTGGATATGTTCGTAGAAAAATACGGCCACGATTTTGACCGTATTCATAACCACGGTATCTGGGCTGTTGCTGCTGTGGGTACTTGTGGTCTAGCGATTAATCGTCCAGAGTACCTAGAAAAGTCTGTTTTCGGTCTTGCTAACAATGGCACGGGCGGTTTCCTAGCGCAAATTTCTCAACTGTTTGCACCTTCTGGTTACTACATCGAAGGTCCTTACTACCACCGTTACGCAATCCGTCCTTTGTGTCTGTTTGCTGAGATCCTACACCGTCACAGACCTGAGCTGGACATCTTTAACTACAAAGATGGCGTGATTGGTACCACAGTGAAAGCTCTGCTTGCGACTGCGTATCCAAATGGTGAGTTCCCTGCATTAAACGATGCGTCTCGCACAATGGGTATTACGGATATTGGTGTACAGGTAGCTGTGAGCCAATACGCTTCGCACTACGGTGTTGATGAAAACCTACTAGGCATGGCGAAGATCCAAGATTCAGTTTGGATGCACCAGTGTGGTCTAGAGCTTTCTCGCGCTTACGAAAAAGCATCAGACGTAGGTCTACCATTCTGGCCAAGTGTTGAGCTAAACGAAGGTCCAAATGGCGACCGTGGCGCTCAAGGCTTTATGCGTGTTCAAGACAAAAACAAAGACGTATTCCAGCTAGTGATGAACTACGGTCAGCACGGCATGGGTCACGGTAACTTTGATACGCTAGGTATTTCTTACTTCAACCGCGGTGACGAAGTCCTTCGTGAATACGGCTTCGGTCGTTGGGTAAACGTTGAGCCAAAATTTGGCGGTCGTTACCTAGACGAAAACAAGACTTACGCGCGTCAAACCATTGCTCACAACCTAGTGACGATTGACGAAACGTGCCAAAACTACTTTGACGTTGAGCGCGCAGACAGTGTTCACGGTCTACCGCATTTCTTTGAAACACAAAGTGAAAACCTAGTCGGTATGAGCGCATTCGCGAATGGACACTTTGATGGTTTCGGTCAGCAACGCAGTGTATTCATGTTCAAACACGATGAGCTTGAAGCGCCACTGCTTATCGACCTTTTCCGCCTAACAGGCGAAGGTGAGCATCAGTACGATTACTCTCACCAGTATGAAGGTCAGATCGTTCGCACCAACTTCGAATATCAAGCACACGCAGAGCTCAACACGCTAAGCGATGAGCTAGGCTACCGTCACCTATGGAACGTAGCGGAAGGCGAAGCGAAAGACACGGCATTGGTTAGCTGGCTACAAAACAACACTTATTACACTTGGTTGGGCACAAGCTCAAACGACAACGGTAAGGTTATCTTCACTCGCTCTGGTGCTAACGATCCAAGCTTTAACCTACGTAGCGTACCAAGCTTCATTCTTCGTTCTAAGGGTGAAAGCACGCTATTCGCTTCTGTGCTAGAAACACACGGCTACTTCAATGAAGAGTTTGAGCAGTCAGTGAACGCACGTGGTCTGGTTCAGAGCATCGAAGTGATTGGTCATAATGCGCAAGGTTCTGTTGTGTCATTCGCAACCGACAAGACTCGCTTTACTCTGATGGTAAGTAACAACCCTGAAGCAAGCAAAGACAGCACTCACTCTGTTGAGGTTGCAGGTAAAACTTACACTTGGGCTGGCTACTTCGCTGTTGAGCAGGAGACTTTATAA